tcagtgtgaggtggcgatgacacatacaaagtttggtgcaaatatgtcaaagtgttgcagagatacagcctcaaatgcattttggcacccttccagcaaattcgttgatgcgctaaatgagaaccgttacgtatatcgacacaaaatccataactttttgccagcatggtctgaagatgatgcacgtcaaatttggtgaaaattgggctaacggtctaggaggagttcgaaaaagtaggttttcaacattaagcaaaatggcggacaggaagtaaggccaattttcacattattggtatcaatactctcggcatgacccacagaatatagcgagatcattttaattttaatagactaatttattcaaaagttattagcatttatgtgatatttcattataactattggccacaaggtggcgctgccatcaaactttttgagtaccttcagggcatggagccgaatatttttgtaattatttgcgaaacgatacgatgctgcgttcaaaaaatacagcattttaaatcataattcaaaatggccgacgcctaaaatggccgacacaggaaaattggatatcatttgactcgacatgactcactgaatctaaagagaccagttgtgtgatttttggccaaaccattcagtagttacaagccaaaatatgcatttttcatatctcctgaccactaggtggcgctgtgtcgaaacactgcaggtagtctcagttcatgcttgttataacacacgccaagtttcgtctcaatatgacaaaccgttgccgggatatagcctcacgtgcatgtttgcgtgcttttcgtcaaatttgtttacgtgtcattcgacaacagttggacgaatcaacttgaattccataactttttgccagaatggtctgaagatgatctgagccaattttcgtggcaatcggactaaccgtctaggacgagttcgaaaaagtaggtttttcgaataattgaaaatagcgaaaaaactaaaccttgcgatttttgaattttggtgtccattcgactcggcatgagccaaggattcagaggaaaaaagttcaaaagttcaaaagttattagcatacaaacattgaaagtttggacaagtggtggcgctagagagtaggagatagagacttcaaatttgctatagttaatgttgggactgtcctctatcagtgtgccaaattatacaactttcccgcaatcggttctatgggctgccatagacttgcggcggaagaagaagaagaataataataaatatagctgcaagcagcaataacggggccaagcactacagaagcaagcttcagacgaacggcaggaatgagtaattaagacagttttaagattattttaggcaaaatggcttgaaaacaatcaacacaacaactagtaataggatttattggcttatcacgtgtaaccaataggtggtgctgttaccaaattagtttggaacggtcagtgtgaggtgccgatgacacatacaaagtttggtgcaaatatgtcaaagctttgcagagatacagcctcaaatgcattttggcacccttgaagcagatttgttgatgcgctaaatgagaaccgtttcgtatgtcgacacgaaatccataacattttgccagcatgttctgaagatgagccacgtcaaatttggtgaaaatctgacaaacggtctaggaggagttcgaaaaagtaggttttcaacattaatcaaaatgccggacaggaagttcagccaaataaggaaaactttgtatctatgttctcgacttgacccaaggaatctacaaagaccagcgtcatgtcaatagccagatttattcaaaagttattagcctttacgtaaattgagttataacttttgaccactaggtggcgctgtttcaaaatattttgaataccttcaggggatggtgttgttggcacattctgagtttcgtaacattacaccaatgcatttgtttagtatagcattttatttcacaaaactgtattgaagtcaatgagaatttcatgttttgttctattatagcgccaccaagaggctcagtccaaccattttttttatatttgctcagagtgagcccatacatatgtgtgtcaattttggtgaaaatatctcaattcacttcagagttatgggcatttatatgaaaaagcacgtaaaaattgactgactcttgactttgattgaatattactaccccttactatcaatattttggcatttgggcattggcgtatagctatcgacctatgtttccgaacttctgacggtggtttcgtctcgatcagacaagcggtttcaaagatatagccagatgttttttaagcgctaaatcacaacgctacacaaaccgtaaggcgaaacctagaatGTTTGGTATCgttggactcggtaaggtttcaggagtccaatttggtgagtctcgagaaaataagtcgaccacacccaaggttataagcatttaaataaggatgatcaccactaggtggcgctgtttcgaaacttctcacgctccttcaggacattgtactgatgacccataccattttttgtaacaatccgttgatgcgttctgaaaatacagcattttagcacaaaattcaaaatggccgacagtcaaaatggccgagatggtaaaattggatatcagtcgactcggcatgttgccctgaatctaacaagaccaatgttatgatttttggacaaactgtttagaagttataagcaaaaatagcaattttccatatctccggaccagtaggtggcgctgcgccgaaacgcagcaagtagcctcaagtcatgcttgttatgacatgtaccaagtttggtctgaataggataagtcgttgccaagatacagccttacgactgtttttgtaagcactacataaaatttgttagagcgtttatcgaaaacggtttgacgaatcaatttgatttgcataacttttggtcagcactgcctgaggatgatatggttcaattttcgtgtgaatcggacaaaccgtctaggacgagttcgaaaaagtaggtttttaaagaaattcaaaatggcggtcatatttctatgacggaaatgacttcgtagggtgcaatcgaatcggcatgagctcagaaattagaggaaaaaagaatttcgttgattggccttagggttaaaaagttattaacaaaattaaagtgaaattttggacagttggtggcgctagagggattgacttagacacaccaaaattggtgtacttaatgttggcactgtcctctatcagaatgtcaaaccattacaactttcccgcattcggttctatgggctgccatagacgcccagtcggaagaataataataataataataagaacgccaacaaaaacaagagggtcctacgcaccttcggtgcttggcccctaataacgccaacgaaaacaataggtgcctacgcaccttcggtgcttggcccctaataataacgccaacgaaaacaataggtgcctacgcaccttcggtgcttggcccctaataataagaacgccaacaaaaacaataggtgcctcgcaccttcggtgcttggcccctaaatatttgtttataaaatatttcaacttAAACCTATAACATAATTGAGTAAAATATATTATGGTCTCcacttcaaaaaacaaaacaaaaacattctctTTCCATCTACTAAAGACACCATCCAATATTGAAGGAAGAACATCTGGGTTACCTTTAATGGGTATTGCAGTGATAATACTATAACTCCTCCAAACTTCTCAAATCTTAAcagtatactgtattttttatcttcACTTTTTTCTGGCTGAACTGTCAGAGAAACTCCAGGAAGTGAGTTCTCCATTCTGCCTCATTATCAATACTAAGCCAAGCAGCCCTCAGCTGAGCAACCCATTAATAGTATCTAAGATTAGGATGGTTAAACCACCCCACCCCACCACttctttatttgatatatatattttaagtctcATTCATGGTCTTTTGTTTTTTCCAAATAAactttgaaataattgttttctagtTTATTAAATGCTGAGAGTAGAACCCAAACCGGTAGGGATTGAAATACGAAGAAAGTCTtagtaatattttcattttaactgtTTCTGCTCTGCCCAACATGGAGAAAGGTAGTACTTCCCATCCAAGTCTTTTTTTATCATCTCAAAAAGCCAAAAGtcaattagaatgttgtggaaaagttcatttatttcagttattcaactcaaattgtgaaactttattacataaactacttcagtctgtgtgcccTGAATTTAAGTCATTAGTTCTTTTAATtgggatgattttggctcacatttaacaaaaacccaaccaCTGACATCATTCTCATTATCTCAACAAATTCAAATACTTTATATttgcatggaggtgatcagtttgtggcactgctgaggtggtctggaagcacaggtttctttgacactggccttcagctcatctgcattgtttggtctcttgtttctcatcttcctcttgacaatagctcatagattctctctggggttcaggtctggtgagtttgctggccaatcaagcacaccaacaccatggtcatttaaccaactcttggtgcttttggcagtgtgggcaggagctaaatcctgctggaaaatgaaatcagcatcttcaaaaagctggggCCGGATTCATGAAAATCgtcttaagaaataaattaagaaatttctTAAGATTCCACGAAGTTCATTAGAATCTTCTTAAGTGCCATTCTTGAAAGATTCTTAATAACTTTATAATTGACTTTCAGTATGTAAGCAGTTTTTAAACACTGTAACTTACAGTATATGTGATGTCCTGACAGTTAACCATAGCAACAGAAGGCTGCTCAAACTATTTTAACAATTatattacaaaaactgttttattaaaaaattatattgatggTAAGCTAACTGCACTAGGGAtcactaaatatattttagtttaataaacaTCAACAGAATTAGCCCAAAATTTACACACGCAGGATCTTTAAAAAATCCACATGAACCCTGCAAAAGCCGTAAATGTTCCCAAACACCAGCCAGCATCAAAATGAACAAACCTCTGAAGAATTTATACAAACACTGTGTGaatgataataaatgtatttgaacatcatttaaataaacacaagcaACAATcctaagatatttctgatgatgTTCTGCGGTGATTTGAAGTTCCTTTATGAATAAACACttgaaacatttctaaaaaaaaaacagttcctcTCTGCATAAATAGTGGCTTCACAAACACAGAAGAGGAACACAACACAGATTACTGTTAGATTCCTGacactgaaactgtcagaaagtggacaaaaatacagaaaagggAAAATGAAGAGAGAACATGGGAAAAGCATCAATGATATCTGTGAAAATGACATTGTTACAAAAGGAACATCTGGAAAAAGGACCACAGACAGTCACACAACGAGAATCCAGTCATCTGAACTCACAGGTACTGAGattaattaaacatatttcatCACACATAATAGTGGATAAATAAAGGTAATAAAGTAATGTTTGTGTTGATGGTCAGGAAGTGATGGTGTGATGATCAGAAGGTCCAGAGCAGCTGCAGTAGTGTttgtgctgctgtgtgttcttctgctgactgcacGCATTATACTGTGTGCCACCTTCACTCAAGAGAGACAACAGCTGCTAACTACGATCACCAAcctcacagaagagagagaccAGCTACTTACTAAGATCACCAACCTCACAGAGAGACAACAGCTACAAACCGACAATATGAACCTCACAGAAGAAAGACAACAGCTGCTAACTATGATCAACAACCTCAAAGAAGAGAGAGACCAACTGAAATCAGAAAGAAATGATCTTCAGAAGAAGTTTGCGGGTAAGTTTCTTCAGTCTAACTGGTAACTTGCTCTAAAGCAGACTCAGATTTGAAAGTGGACTGTACTGGATCTGTCATGTGGCTAATGCTCGCATTTACTCACAGCTATAAACACAATCTCAAAACTACACACCAACTTGTACAAACTTACACTTCCAgttcaaaatcaaatattttagtcAAAAACATTCTCTTTTATTCAAAGTTTGGACACATGAATGGATCAATGTATATGAGAGAATACAACACAAAGCAAGGGTGCAGACACAGTTCACCAATAAGcattaagaaaagtttattttccactacatgtgttatttttaatacatttttatattgtgatgcttttatattgtttattattttatattgtaattatattgtgtttgtgttttctgaatgAGAACATGTTAAACCTGTTCATAATGAGGACATTTGTTGTAgagtttaacaaaaaacattgagcAAATTGGTACGTGTGTGAAAACACATGAAATGTGTTAAATCTTTTgagaaatgcatttttgtttcaaGAATATTTTGGAAAATTTTACCAAATGAATCAGTTATAGTGTTAGCAGTCAAGAAAAACGGCAAACTTTCACACTTGAATTGCTCCAATGGTGCAAAATAATCTTGTATTACAGAATTTGCATTTGGGACGGGGagcatgaataaatgcatttagttTCTGCATGGCATTATGAATAAAATGATAATCCTATAATAATCACAGTAACTGATCCATTGAAATAAGAAATAAGATTAGCAGTCCACAACAAGACAAATGTAAAAGTTATAAACAGCATATTACAAACAACTGAAATAACTTAAAAAACCTCTACTAAGACTATCATAACCTTTTTAACTTGGTGTGGATCAGAGTTTAGATCATAACGTATCTGGTTGTGTTTATAGATGGATGGAGGTGCCACCAATCCAGTCTTTACTTCATTTCCTCTGAGACGAAGAACTGGGATGAGAGCAGAAGATACTGTAGAGAGAAAGcagcagatctgatcatcatcaacaacagagaggaacaagtgagtgtgtgtgtgtgtgtgtgtgtgtcatatcaggacacaactctgtataatgataTGGGTaggacacaggtattacaaggagagggtgacttatgaggacataacccattgtccccatttttcaaaacgcttataaatcatacagaatgagttttattttaataaaaaatatacagtttgtacagtataaaaaccatttcacctatgggatgaacacacttttcacaaaaacaaatgtgtgtgtgtgtgtgtgtgagtgtgttcttgaatatatggtttatgaggacaaaaTGTCAGGTTACTCACCATCATTACAAGGACATTTGGTTTATAAAGACATTTCGGTGTCCTCGTAATTCTGGAAGCTATTATGTTGTTTTTGGACTCAAAATAATGCTCCCtatt
The nucleotide sequence above comes from Carassius auratus strain Wakin unplaced genomic scaffold, ASM336829v1 scaf_tig00216415, whole genome shotgun sequence. Encoded proteins:
- the LOC113098141 gene encoding CD209 antigen-like protein C; the protein is MKREHGKSINDICENDIVTKGTSGKRTTDSHTTRIQSSELTGSDGVMIRRSRAAAVVFVLLCVLLLTARIILCATFTQERQQLLTTITNLTEERDQLLTKITNLTERQQLQTDNMNLTEERQQLLTMINNLKEERDQLKSERNDLQKKFADGWRCHQSSLYFISSETKNWDESRRYCREKAADLIIINNREEQDFVKIITGSFDYFWIGLTDVEVEGRWKWVDGSTLTSWFWAPGQPDSFLGTDEDCATTHSLAWFDTPCNSIVKWICEKSILK